DNA sequence from the Brienomyrus brachyistius isolate T26 chromosome 18, BBRACH_0.4, whole genome shotgun sequence genome:
GCCGACAGGTGGCTGCTGTGCAGTGGCTGCTGAGGGAACTGCACCGGCTGCGCAGTCAGCGCAGTCAGACTCCCTGCTACGCTATTGATGACCGGTACTCCCTGCGATGAGTTCAGACCTgaaagaaaggggggggggggatgtttgagaatggggggggggagcaagggTAGGGGTGGAGTTTGGTAAATGTGGGATGGCTGGAGGGGCGGGGAGGCGGGGGGCAAGGGGTCCAGGGTGAGACATTGACAGACTCACTCTGTGCTATAGTCATGATCAGGCTCTGGGTCTGGGAGTGATGCTGCTGAGAACTGTGTGACAGGGTGGGGGACAGTCCGTGGATGTTGGTCAGggtgctgactgggggcagcacTCCTCCTGATACAGACAGCTGCGTAAAACAGGGAAGGGACACGGAAGGAGGTGGTCAGTGAGGCAGGAAGTACAAACCCTGATCCAGGAGGCCCCTTTATGTGTCACATGATCGAATCACTCACACCCAGCGTTAGCCAGTTAAACCCGAACAgagcagaacacacacacacacacacacacacacacacacgcagatctGTActcgtatctttgtggggaccgtccattcatttctatgggcaaaacccaaaTGTCAACAATGATAACCttgacccctacccagccctaaccttaaccattagtAACTGAACAAACTacattacttttggcatttttactttttttcatTGGAGTCACAGATTTTTCTTAAATTTCTCATCGTGAAGAGCgaaaggtttttatcacattttggGAACCTTCGGTCCTTACAATTAACTGTATATCTAACcccccaaccacacacacacacacaaacctgttATTACAGACctgttatatctttgtgggcaccatttatatttatgacaaaaATGCTAATGATGCTACCTGTAACAACCGTAAccgctacccagccctaaccgtaaccctaaccctaaccctaaccgtaaTCCTAACCGTAACCGTAACCCTAACTGTAATCGTAACCGTAACCGTAACCGTAACCCTAactgtaaccctaaccctaaccgtaacCGTAACCCTAAACGTGGCCAAACAAGTAGctaaaacaaaatacaggaactccttcatttttagttttttgattgcagtcatagaTTTTCAGAAAATTTTCTAAAAAGAGTTTTCccttaaaaaaaatgaatactCATCATGTTCTGAGGACATTTGAttcccacaaggtaaggtacacttggaccacacacacgcacacacacacacacacacacagataagggATATCACAGGGAGCGCCTGAgctgacacaaacacacatggaatggcTGCCGTAACACAAAGCCCTTTGTGTCTGATCTCACATTCACACGCAGACATGGGCTCACTCTCTCTCCACTCAGCCCGTCGTGTTTGTTTGCACAAGCAGAGGGTCTGGCTGAGAAGGTTATTTGCGCCTGTCATTGTGAGGTTTTGCATGTGGCTCTCTGCTAGTTCCCCTTTCGGTTTACatatttgtgtgtctgtgtattaaGTGTGGGgattaaaatccatccatccatccatacatgttCTAGCCACTTGTCCTGTGGAGTGTATGTCCCCAATAGCATGCCAGTCCCcagggcacacatacacacacgctcacactaTGGGCACTTTAGAGACCATAGCAGTTACGCCAACCTTGACAGTGAGACATGAAGTGGTCCCATCCACCCCCACATCAGAAATCCAGCAGGCTGCAAGAAAACCTCATCTCCTAATTCTCAAAACAGCTGCATGCTTCTAAGTTATGGCAGCAAATTTTAAGAAAAACCGTGAGACTGACTTCTGGTCAGATCGGTGTCATATATACTGACCCCCATCACTTGTACGACATGCTGGCGGAATAAAGGCTGAGGTGGGGATGGAGGTGGACATTCCTTGCAGGTCAGATACTGAATGTGTCCTGCCAACATAATGTTTCTCCACCCGGTACTtgaggacccccagacagtccagatTTTTGTACTTCCcggctctcagcacacctgtaccagacaCTTGCCATTCTTGATTgcttgattgtttggttcaggtctgctgggggctggggaggtGAGCAAAACATGTGTCTGGGGTTCCCCAAAGACTGGGTTCAGAAACACTGCTCCTAGCAGATCGAAAGGGTCTGGGTCCAGAATCCGCATTCAGAATCCGTTCAGTGGCCGCAACAGCAGACGGCTAAACGTTTAAAAGTCCAGCCAGTTGCTTCAATATATATCTAGATAAAATAATTGATTTTGGTAGCCAATAAGAAAGGAGTTCAGTTGGACCCAGTTTGCATATTGCCTGGGTCACCCAGGCTCTGCTCTGCCTCGCTTACCATCTTTGGACCAGGTGACAGCAGGCTGTGGTCCAGGCCACCGGGGGACACCTGCTGCAGCAACGCCTGAGTGCTGGGCATTCcactgttgccatggtgaccaACTGTTGTAGAGGAAGTGACCTCACCGGCTCCTTGATGAGTGTATCGGACATCTGGATACACAGAGATCCAGGGAGAGAAATAAGAATGACTGTAAGGTGGCatttaacaaaagaaaataagGACACAAAGAGAGTGTAGGACACAGTGGGTCCTTACTAGGACTTCTCTCAGTGCTTCGATGTCTAATATTGCTTCAGAGGTCCTAGAATCACAGCTGAAAACATATACAGAGGTAGATGCAGAAATGGGCCCCTTTAGTAATGGGGTCAAAGGGaggggaggtcagaggagtccTGGCCAGCAGAGGGTTTAGGCAGCACCAGCCGTATGACAAGGAaacctgctgtgacgtcattgcTGAGAATACAGGCCTGACATGCCGGGACCACCGATGCCCCCTGTGGGTGGGTGTCGATATTGCTTGCCCATTGGTGAGCGTTCTAGAACCCGGCAGGGGAGCCAGGGGAGCTCAGTAGGCTAAGCGGATTCCCGTTTGCTCCATCAGCAGCAGCTCTCTTCGGCAACCCTTCACCATTTTTATGGTTAAAGTTAACTAGTGGTGAAATTACACTGTTTTCATCTTCTCATTAAAATTTACAGGCCATTCGGATCTCTTTAGGACGTGGGCACTCAGCTTTCGTGCCCGCCTCCTACGACCCCGGTGCTGACCCCACGTTGACCTTGGTGACCTACTACGACCCTTGcctgctgcgggggggggggatgttatcCCCTCTGGCTCACCCATTCTGACAGATACTGGAGACTGACGGTGGATCGGTGCTGATCATAATGACAATGGCTGCCACTTTGCTCAATCACCCATTGTTGTTACCTTTACACCTACTCTCTCCCTCGTGTGAGTGATGTTACCCCACCCAGAACACCATAGATAACCACACCAGAACATTATTCATGAGCATCATCTTGCTGCATGACGGGTATCTTTCTTGAGCCCTGACGTAGAGCTCCAGAACGGGGAGCCTCCTTGTCATGACGGACTACCGACCCTCCTACCGCGCACGCTACAGAAGGTCTAGGAGAGTTGGCCAAGAACCCTTAGTCATGAGAGCCATTACAGATTTATGAGCAGGTACCTGGCATCTTTCCAGGAGGGGAGACACCAGCCTGAGAGGGCAGGGAGTTGAGGCCATGTGTAGGGTAGCTATCCATAGCCAACTTTTGCCGGAAGGCCTCTTCCTTGCGGCGGTTGGCGAACCAGTTGTAGACGCGGACCTCCGTCACCAGGTTGGAGCCGAGGCCATGAGCCTTAGAAGGAGAAACCCCTCTCTGCACACACtctgccctgggggggggagatttcATAAAGCACCATTACTACGAATATATTTCACGATATAGATAATCACGACTGGACCGTACCGAACTCAAAGTCTCACCTGTTACACTCCTCCACCAGCGCCTCCCGTTCCTCTTTGCTGGGGTTCTTCTGCCGCTCGTAGGCCTGGTACAGGATGTCCTGGGAGGCAGGCCCCCACTTGAAGCGGTTGCGCCTCATCCTCTTGCTGACGGGCTCGgagccagcccccaccccgccggCAGGCCGCCCTAAGTCCTGGCCGGGGTCGCCGAACTCTGAGAAGAGAAACAGCACCGGATCCTCACTGGCCTTGTCTGGGTCAGTGCCTTCTGAACTCTGCACGTGGTCGAATTCTgaaaaaacaagacaaaatGACCTGGACCGGTCTCACACCAGCAGGGGACAAGTTTCATTCTCAGTGACACTCCGCAGGTGAGCAGTGACTCACAGAAGATTGTACGTCAATGCAGGGCAGTCTCTGGAGATTTTGAGCCCCATGAAAGTATATTATATTGGGCCCCGAACCCAGATCGATCTGATTATACTCCAGGTTTCAAGGGCCacagtcactcaggggcccttggaatcgtcTAACTTTTTACGGCGCCCCTGCCTCAATGTGCCAATTCTCTCAAATCTCTTTAATTGTATGATACTGAATGTACATGAGATTCACAACTGGTCCTTCTGCCAGTTTTCCATCtgcatccattttttttttcttaacagGAGAATCTCTAACTTTGTCacagtgagaaaaaaaaatctcagtaCAGTAACATGAACGATCCCAGTCAGAGTCGCTCTCGGATGAAGCGTCGACTTACGTCGGAGGATCTCCCGTTGTTTCCTGACGTACCAGGTGTAGAGCGCTGCCCGCTTGCTCGTCTTCATCGGTGTGCCCTTGTTCAGGTGCTGTGACAGGTGGGACTGGTTGAGCCGTGTCACGTCCACCACCTCCCGCTGGGGGATATTGTGCTGCTGCATGTAGCTCTTGATGGTGCGGGCTGCATGCCAGGGGTCCTCGCTGGGGCGCAGAACCAGGCACGGCTCAATAAAACGTATGAACAGCCCTAactaaaattacattttatttcccctttaGTGAAATAATAATGGTACCTGTATTGTTCACGCTACAGTATTTTTATAATTGACTGAAATTAGTACATTTTCAATAAACAATATAGTCCGATTCGAAATTCTGTAATtctaagtaataataataacaataataactattattattattaccattattattattattattgttgttgttgtcactAGCAGCTGCAGTGGTAGTAGTAACtagttttaaatgatttaataacagttatatattattttatgagTATTACCAGGTCTTTCCTTTCACGTGAGACCTACCCACTTTATAACTATAAAACTGGCCGCTAATCGGACGAGCAGAAACCGCTGTATTCGAAAATTTTTGCAAAAAGTTAACGAAAAAGAAACGCCTTAAAACTCTGTTTCCTGTTTTTACTTGTTCAGCTGCACAATatgaaatacacaaataaatTCGTA
Encoded proteins:
- the LOC125713463 gene encoding hepatocyte nuclear factor 1-beta-A-like isoform X4, which encodes MFSTMVAKLTSLQQELLSALLESGVTKDVLIQALDDLDPSPSGLKHEQSLMSPTSAATNGSGSDSKTTFRALANGHGKSGKCSGDEGSEDGDDFDTPPILRELQSLNTEEAAEQRAEVERMVAEDPWHAARTIKSYMQQHNIPQREVVDVTRLNQSHLSQHLNKGTPMKTSKRAALYTWYVRKQREILRQFGDPGQDLGRPAGGVGAGSEPVSKRMRRNRFKWGPASQDILYQAYERQKNPSKEEREALVEECNRAECVQRGVSPSKAHGLGSNLVTEVRVYNWFANRRKEEAFRQKLAMDSYPTHGLNSLPSQAGVSPPGKMPDVRYTHQGAGEVTSSTTVGHHGNSGMPSTQALLQQVSPGGLDHSLLSPGPKMLSVSGGVLPPVSTLTNIHGLSPTLSHSSQQHHSQTQSLIMTIAQSLNSSQGVPVINSVAGSLTALTAQPVQFPQQPLHSSHLSAPPLQAPGHMGQQPFMTGVTHTHMYSHKQEPPQYSHSPRFPSAMVVTDTSSIGHLSSMGSSKQCPLQAW
- the LOC125713463 gene encoding hepatocyte nuclear factor 1-beta-A-like isoform X2 produces the protein MFSTMVAKLTSLQQELLSALLESGVTKDVLIQALDDLDPSPSGLKHEQSLMSPTSAATNGSGSDSKTTFRALANGHGKSGKCSGDEGSEDGDDFDTPPILRELQSLNTEEAAEQRAEVERMVAEDPWHAARTIKSYMQQHNIPQREVVDVTRLNQSHLSQHLNKGTPMKTSKRAALYTWYVRKQREILRQFDHVQSSEGTDPDKASEDPVLFLFSEFGDPGQDLGRPAGGVGAGSEPVSKRMRRNRFKWGPASQDILYQAYERQKNPSKEEREALVEECNRAECVQRGVSPSKAHGLGSNLVTEVRVYNWFANRRKEEAFRQKLAMDSYPTHGLNSLPSQAGVSPPGKMPDVRYTHQGAGEVTSSTTVGHHGNSGMPSTQALLQQVSPGGLDHSLLSPGPKMLSVSGGVLPPVSTLTNIHGLSPTLSHSSQQHHSQTQSLIMTIAQSLNSSQGVPVINSVAGSLTALTAQPVQFPQQPLHSSHLSAPPLQAPGHMGQQPFMTGVTHTHMYSHKQEPPQYSHSPRFPSAMVVTDTSSIGHLSSMGSSKQCPLQAW
- the LOC125713463 gene encoding hepatocyte nuclear factor 1-beta-A-like isoform X3; its protein translation is MFSTMVAKLTSLQQELLSALLESGVTKDVLIQALDDLDPSPSGLKHEQSLMSPTSAATNGSGSDSKTTFRALANGHGKSGKCSGDEGSEDGDDFDTPPILRELQSLNTEEAAEQRAEVERMVAEDPWHAARTIKSYMQQHNIPQREVVDVTRLNQSHLSQHLNKGTPMKTSKRAALYTWYVRKQREILRQFGDPGQDLGRPAGGVGAGSEPVSKRMRRNRFKWGPASQDILYQAYERQKNPSKEEREALVEECNRAECVQRGVSPSKAHGLGSNLVTEVRVYNWFANRRKEEAFRQKLAMDSYPTHGLNSLPSQAGVSPPGKMPDVRYTHQGAGEVTSSTTVGHHGNSGMPSTQALLQQVSPGGLDHSLLSPGPKMLSVSGGVLPPVSTLTNIHGLSPTLSHSSQQHHSQTQSLIMTIAQSLNSSQGVPVINSVAGSLTALTAQPVQFPQQPLHSSHLSAPPLQAPGHMGQQPFMTGVTHTHMYSHKQEPPQYSHSPRFPSAMVVTDTSSIGHLSSMGSSKQVSTVLIPLFLFSDSSVTLL
- the LOC125713463 gene encoding hepatocyte nuclear factor 1-beta-A-like isoform X1; the encoded protein is MFSTMVAKLTSLQQELLSALLESGVTKDVLIQALDDLDPSPSGLKHEQSLMSPTSAATNGSGSDSKTTFRALANGHGKSGKCSGDEGSEDGDDFDTPPILRELQSLNTEEAAEQRAEVERMVAEDPWHAARTIKSYMQQHNIPQREVVDVTRLNQSHLSQHLNKGTPMKTSKRAALYTWYVRKQREILRQFDHVQSSEGTDPDKASEDPVLFLFSEFGDPGQDLGRPAGGVGAGSEPVSKRMRRNRFKWGPASQDILYQAYERQKNPSKEEREALVEECNRAECVQRGVSPSKAHGLGSNLVTEVRVYNWFANRRKEEAFRQKLAMDSYPTHGLNSLPSQAGVSPPGKMPDVRYTHQGAGEVTSSTTVGHHGNSGMPSTQALLQQVSPGGLDHSLLSPGPKMLSVSGGVLPPVSTLTNIHGLSPTLSHSSQQHHSQTQSLIMTIAQSLNSSQGVPVINSVAGSLTALTAQPVQFPQQPLHSSHLSAPPLQAPGHMGQQPFMTGVTHTHMYSHKQEPPQYSHSPRFPSAMVVTDTSSIGHLSSMGSSKQVSTVLIPLFLFSDSSVTLL